In Caldicellulosiruptor morganii, the following proteins share a genomic window:
- a CDS encoding endo-1,4-beta-xylanase: MMRSLKSRKLVFILAMLFLINAIVSLKFITYSSANQLASKSKYIEYNFENKSVSPLAKYPSNVVLKVTNSTCAEGTFSVLVAGRKNANDGVIVDITKFLDFSREYEVSFYVLQTTKKLQRISVTLEILDSNDKNQVIAAEKVLLPNIWTKVSAKVQASNYKKAKRINLIVNMPTSKSDSFYIDLFTIKDLENAYVLKQENFENKNTGGFLPEDKNCKITLAKDRAYSSAYSLKVQPSQKTKNGKILFPIKGLLQKGGTYDFSLLVYQDSSKPVNFSAGIKLNDGKSTKEIVLAKQNVAPKKWTQLFATLDLDTRFSAKDVSFFVKPAAAISYYLDLYSISDENWGQPVPDYNLPSLCEKYKNYFKIGVAVPYRALTNPVDVEVIKRHFNSITPENEMKPESLQPYEGGFSFSIADEYVDFCKKNNISLRGHTLVWHQQTPSWFFTNPETGEKLTNSEKDKKILLDRLKKHIQIVVGRYKGKVYAWDVVNEAIDENQPDGYRRSDWYNILGPEYIEKAFIWAHEADPKAKLFYNDYSTEDPYKREFIYKLIKNLKAKGVPVHGVGLQCHISLDWPDVSEIEETVKLFSRIPGLEIHFTEIDISIAKNMTDDDAYNRYLLVQQAQKLKAIFDVLKKYRNVVTSVTFWGLKDDYSWLRGDMPLLFDKDYQPKFAFWSLIDPSVVPKE; this comes from the coding sequence ATGATGAGAAGCCTGAAAAGTCGGAAGCTGGTTTTTATTCTTGCCATGCTGTTTTTAATAAACGCCATAGTATCATTGAAATTTATAACTTATTCATCTGCAAACCAATTGGCTTCCAAAAGTAAATACATTGAATACAATTTTGAAAACAAAAGTGTCTCTCCACTTGCAAAATATCCATCCAATGTTGTATTAAAGGTTACAAATTCTACTTGTGCAGAGGGGACGTTTTCGGTTCTGGTAGCAGGAAGAAAAAATGCAAATGACGGAGTTATAGTTGATATTACAAAGTTTTTAGACTTCTCAAGAGAGTATGAAGTTTCTTTTTATGTTTTACAAACCACAAAAAAACTTCAAAGAATTTCTGTAACCTTAGAAATTTTAGATTCAAATGATAAAAATCAGGTTATTGCTGCTGAAAAGGTGCTTTTGCCAAACATATGGACAAAGGTGAGTGCAAAAGTTCAGGCTTCAAATTATAAAAAGGCAAAGAGGATCAATTTGATTGTTAACATGCCAACAAGCAAAAGCGACTCATTTTACATTGACCTGTTTACAATAAAGGACTTGGAAAATGCTTATGTTCTCAAACAGGAGAATTTCGAAAACAAAAATACTGGCGGTTTTTTGCCTGAAGATAAAAACTGCAAAATAACACTTGCAAAGGATAGAGCTTACAGCAGCGCTTACAGTCTCAAAGTTCAGCCATCTCAAAAGACCAAGAATGGGAAGATTCTCTTTCCAATAAAGGGCCTGCTGCAAAAGGGAGGGACATATGATTTTTCACTGCTTGTTTACCAGGACAGTTCAAAGCCTGTTAATTTTTCAGCAGGCATAAAGCTAAACGATGGAAAATCGACAAAAGAGATTGTTTTGGCAAAACAGAATGTTGCACCCAAAAAGTGGACGCAGCTTTTTGCAACTCTTGATCTTGACACCAGGTTTTCTGCAAAAGATGTTAGCTTTTTTGTAAAGCCAGCTGCTGCAATCTCCTATTATTTGGACCTTTATTCAATCTCAGATGAAAATTGGGGGCAGCCTGTGCCTGATTATAATCTGCCATCACTTTGTGAAAAGTACAAAAACTATTTCAAGATTGGAGTTGCTGTGCCCTACAGGGCTCTGACAAATCCAGTTGATGTGGAAGTGATAAAAAGGCATTTCAACAGCATAACACCGGAGAACGAAATGAAACCAGAGAGCCTTCAGCCCTATGAAGGTGGTTTTAGCTTTAGCATTGCAGATGAGTATGTAGATTTTTGCAAAAAGAACAATATCTCGCTGCGAGGGCACACCCTTGTTTGGCATCAGCAAACCCCGAGCTGGTTCTTTACAAATCCTGAAACAGGCGAAAAACTTACTAACAGTGAGAAGGACAAGAAAATACTATTGGATAGGCTAAAGAAGCATATCCAGATAGTTGTTGGCAGGTATAAGGGGAAAGTATATGCATGGGACGTTGTGAATGAGGCGATTGATGAGAATCAGCCGGATGGGTATAGAAGAAGTGACTGGTACAATATCTTGGGACCGGAGTACATTGAAAAGGCATTTATCTGGGCGCATGAAGCAGACCCGAAAGCAAAGCTTTTCTACAATGACTACAGTACAGAAGACCCATACAAGAGAGAATTTATATACAAACTAATTAAAAATTTAAAAGCAAAAGGTGTGCCAGTTCATGGTGTTGGGCTTCAGTGCCATATTTCACTTGACTGGCCGGATGTGAGTGAAATTGAGGAGACTGTCAAATTATTTAGCAGGATTCCAGGACTTGAAATACACTTCACAGAAATTGATATAAGTATTGCTAAAAACATGACCGATGATGATGCATACAATCGCTATCTTTTGGTTCAGCAGGCACAAAAATTAAAAGCAATTTTTGACGTTTTGAAAAAGTACAGAAATGTAGTTACAAGTGTTACATTCTGGGGACTGAAGGATGATTACTCATGGCTACGGGGAGATATGCCACTTTTGTTCGACAAAGACTACCAGCCAAAGTTTGCGTTCTGGAGCTTGATTGACCCATCAGTTGTCCCAAAAGAGTAA
- a CDS encoding ROK family transcriptional regulator, translating to MGNHALIKQINKLLILKTILDHRTISRAKISRLVDLNKATVSNLTDELIKEGFVIEKGYGHSKGGRRPVLLEVNKNVGLIIGIDLGVNYIHLILTNFIGEIIWERNMAIKLGEKQEKILESLFMIIEEAIKAAPPTQKGILGIGIGVPGIVEKNSGTVLLAPNLKWQDVPLKRMVESRFGLPVYIDNEANAGALGEKWFGGWGDVSHLLYVSVGIGIGAGIVIGEEVYRGAKGFAGEVGHMTIDFNDDVCSCGNVGCLENFASERALLSLIKTLVESGVEDEYINRDTVEEMDAGYIIQSALQRSRVAMNAITDIANKLGIGIANLVNIFNPDIVVIGNKASFMGDLFLEELRRIVYKRAFITQYHHVRVEVSKLKDRACVLGCVAMVISDMLAFPDYV from the coding sequence ATGGGAAATCACGCATTAATTAAGCAAATCAACAAGCTGTTGATTTTAAAAACAATATTGGATCATAGAACAATTTCGAGAGCTAAAATTTCAAGACTTGTAGATTTAAATAAAGCAACTGTATCAAATCTTACTGATGAGCTCATAAAAGAGGGATTTGTGATAGAAAAAGGATACGGGCATTCAAAAGGTGGAAGAAGGCCGGTCTTACTTGAAGTTAACAAAAATGTGGGGCTCATCATAGGGATTGACCTTGGTGTTAACTATATTCATTTGATTTTGACAAATTTTATTGGTGAGATTATCTGGGAAAGAAATATGGCTATCAAACTTGGTGAAAAACAGGAAAAGATTCTGGAAAGCCTTTTTATGATAATTGAAGAAGCAATAAAAGCTGCTCCACCAACACAAAAGGGAATACTTGGAATAGGGATAGGAGTTCCAGGTATTGTTGAAAAAAACTCCGGAACTGTGCTTTTAGCACCAAATTTGAAATGGCAGGATGTACCTTTGAAAAGGATGGTTGAAAGCAGGTTTGGGCTTCCAGTATATATAGACAATGAAGCAAACGCAGGTGCTTTGGGCGAAAAATGGTTTGGTGGATGGGGAGATGTTTCCCACCTTTTATATGTAAGTGTTGGCATAGGTATTGGTGCCGGGATTGTAATTGGTGAAGAGGTTTACAGAGGTGCAAAGGGGTTTGCTGGAGAAGTTGGACATATGACAATTGATTTTAACGATGATGTATGCAGCTGTGGTAATGTCGGGTGCTTAGAGAACTTTGCATCAGAAAGGGCTCTTTTGAGTCTTATAAAGACACTTGTGGAAAGTGGAGTAGAAGATGAATATATAAACAGGGATACGGTTGAAGAGATGGATGCAGGTTATATAATCCAGTCTGCCTTGCAAAGAAGCAGAGTAGCTATGAATGCTATCACAGATATTGCTAATAAGCTTGGTATAGGTATTGCCAATTTGGTCAATATATTTAATCCTGATATAGTTGTAATAGGCAATAAAGCATCATTTATGGGTGATTTGTTTTTAGAAGAGCTGAGAAGAATTGTATATAAAAGAGCATTTATAACCCAGTACCATCATGTAAGAGTTGAAGTTTCAAAGCTAAAAGACAGAGCCTGTGTACTGGGATGTGTTGCAATGGTGATTTCTGATATGCTTGCATTCCCTGATTATGTATAA
- a CDS encoding carbohydrate ABC transporter permease produces MNFIKETKKWYFIFLAVWTLIADVPFLFMLFTSFKTQSELLSGNTWQIPRQPTIENFSTVLEGNFFTYLKNSVIAVSISVVLILIISSMAAFAFSRFKFALNNLLYSLIIAGMAIPIHVTLIPIYVLTNKIKLYDTVFALIGPYVALSLPMSIFILTEFMREIPLELEEAAKIDGCSMFRLYSDILLPLSAPALITVGIYNGTYLWNEFVFALVLTSSPTRRTLPLGIWDFQARYGSDIPAIMAFLTLSLLPMLIAYIFGQDKIIKGMMAGAVKG; encoded by the coding sequence ATGAATTTCATAAAGGAGACAAAAAAATGGTATTTTATATTTCTGGCAGTATGGACATTAATTGCAGATGTTCCATTTTTGTTTATGCTGTTTACTTCATTTAAAACACAGTCAGAACTTTTATCTGGCAACACATGGCAAATACCAAGACAACCAACTATAGAGAATTTTTCAACCGTGTTGGAGGGTAATTTTTTTACTTATTTAAAAAACAGTGTAATAGCGGTCTCTATATCGGTTGTTCTGATTTTAATAATATCTTCAATGGCTGCTTTTGCTTTTTCCAGGTTTAAGTTTGCTCTTAACAATCTACTGTATTCGCTTATAATTGCAGGCATGGCAATACCTATTCATGTAACTTTAATACCAATTTATGTATTAACAAACAAGATTAAGCTTTACGATACGGTATTTGCTTTGATTGGTCCATATGTTGCACTCAGTTTACCAATGTCAATTTTTATATTAACCGAGTTTATGCGTGAAATACCTCTTGAACTCGAAGAAGCTGCTAAAATAGACGGTTGTTCAATGTTCAGGTTATATTCTGATATTTTATTACCCTTATCAGCACCAGCTTTGATAACTGTTGGTATTTACAATGGAACATATCTCTGGAATGAATTTGTGTTTGCACTTGTTTTGACAAGTTCACCGACAAGAAGAACTTTACCGCTTGGCATTTGGGACTTTCAGGCAAGATACGGCTCTGACATTCCTGCCATAATGGCATTTTTGACGTTATCACTTTTGCCAATGCTAATTGCATACATCTTTGGTCAGGACAAGATTATAAAGGGTATGATGGCAGGAGCTGTTAAGGGTTAA
- a CDS encoding carbohydrate ABC transporter permease — MQRDKSAKLLQNLGLALFLAPALILIGIYIIWPIIMSFDLSLYEWDGVSPQKLYLGLKNWKDLLVDSIFWHAFGNNIKFIFLSIIIEMPIAILIAVLLDRGGKRFDAFKSLFYLPMLMSSVAIGVLFKYIYDPNFGLISGILSFLHLDSLNQDWLGDPNVAFYSVVAVICWQYIPFYMIFFIAALSNIPQELYEAAKIDGATQQQYFWRIELPLLTPSIKTACILSLIGSLKYFDLIYVMTEGGPSNATELMATYMYKNAFASFKMGYGSTIASAMFLIITTAGIFAYFVTRRKEE; from the coding sequence TTGCAAAGAGATAAATCTGCAAAACTGCTACAAAATTTAGGGCTTGCGTTGTTTTTGGCTCCTGCTTTGATACTGATTGGTATATACATCATATGGCCGATAATAATGTCTTTTGATTTGAGTTTGTATGAATGGGATGGGGTATCACCTCAGAAGTTGTATCTGGGGCTGAAGAACTGGAAGGATCTTTTGGTGGACAGCATATTTTGGCATGCTTTTGGCAATAACATAAAGTTTATATTTTTGTCAATTATAATTGAAATGCCAATTGCGATACTGATTGCTGTTTTACTTGATAGAGGTGGCAAAAGATTTGACGCGTTTAAATCTCTTTTTTATCTTCCAATGCTAATGTCATCTGTTGCTATTGGTGTGCTGTTCAAGTATATTTATGACCCAAATTTTGGACTTATAAGTGGAATACTCAGTTTTTTGCATCTTGATTCTTTGAATCAAGATTGGCTTGGCGATCCCAATGTAGCTTTTTATTCAGTGGTTGCTGTTATATGCTGGCAATATATACCTTTTTATATGATATTTTTCATAGCAGCTCTGTCAAATATACCTCAGGAACTCTATGAGGCTGCAAAGATAGATGGTGCAACACAGCAACAGTATTTCTGGAGAATAGAACTTCCTCTTTTAACACCTTCCATAAAAACGGCCTGTATTTTGTCTCTAATTGGTTCATTAAAATATTTTGATTTGATTTACGTTATGACAGAAGGCGGTCCTTCAAATGCAACAGAATTAATGGCTACATATATGTACAAAAATGCTTTCGCGTCATTCAAGATGGGATATGGAAGCACTATAGCATCTGCCATGTTTCTTATAATTACAACTGCCGGCATATTTGCTTATTTTGTAACAAGACGCAAGGAAGAATAG
- a CDS encoding extracellular solute-binding protein → MSVLSFCLASVVIYSDRAYSASGATKKIVFWHITTDEVGKKMIQNQVNRFLKAHPDFKVEVVPLQNDSFKTKLKIAMGSNQAPDVFVTWGGGPFFEYVRAGKVKDITAYMNENNYKNRFVEAAFGPITYNKKIWAVPVEGAGVSLVWYNKEIFKKYNLKVPTTYDEFLNIVKTLKSKGIIPITLANKTKWPGCFWYWNLVNKLGGASAFEKAAERTGGSFADQPFIKAGEMLQELVKMGAFPKGFNGLDWDTGQSRMLLYTGKAAMELMGTWQIPIVKAEKKEFYEKKLDFFPFPNIKGGKGDPTSLVGMASSNYYAVTTSCKYPKEAFNMIQYLIDDQAVKERIDYGQIPPVKGLKFTDPMLQKVYNIVTKAKTIQLWWDQYLPPQLAETHKDIVQSLFGLTITPKAAAEKMEKAAKDYFKK, encoded by the coding sequence ATCTCTGTTTTGAGCTTTTGTTTAGCTTCTGTGGTGATTTATTCTGACAGGGCATACAGTGCTTCGGGTGCTACCAAGAAGATCGTATTCTGGCACATTACAACCGACGAAGTTGGAAAGAAGATGATCCAGAATCAGGTGAACAGATTTTTGAAAGCGCATCCGGATTTTAAAGTAGAGGTTGTACCTCTTCAGAATGACTCTTTCAAAACAAAGTTAAAAATTGCGATGGGGTCCAATCAGGCACCTGACGTATTTGTCACATGGGGTGGCGGTCCTTTCTTCGAATATGTTAGAGCAGGCAAAGTAAAGGATATTACAGCTTATATGAATGAAAACAACTACAAAAACAGGTTTGTTGAGGCTGCCTTCGGCCCAATTACTTACAACAAAAAGATTTGGGCAGTGCCGGTTGAAGGTGCTGGTGTTTCACTTGTATGGTACAACAAAGAGATATTCAAGAAATACAATTTGAAAGTTCCAACAACATATGATGAATTTCTGAATATTGTAAAAACATTGAAATCCAAAGGAATAATTCCTATCACACTTGCAAACAAAACAAAATGGCCGGGCTGTTTCTGGTATTGGAATCTTGTAAATAAATTGGGCGGAGCTTCTGCATTTGAAAAGGCAGCTGAAAGAACAGGTGGAAGCTTTGCTGACCAGCCATTCATAAAAGCAGGAGAGATGCTTCAGGAACTTGTTAAGATGGGAGCATTCCCGAAAGGATTTAATGGTCTTGACTGGGACACAGGACAATCAAGAATGCTTTTGTATACAGGCAAAGCTGCAATGGAGCTTATGGGAACATGGCAAATACCAATAGTTAAAGCTGAAAAGAAGGAATTCTATGAGAAAAAACTTGACTTCTTCCCGTTCCCGAATATTAAAGGTGGCAAAGGTGATCCAACAAGCCTGGTAGGTATGGCATCGTCTAACTACTATGCTGTTACAACATCTTGCAAATATCCAAAAGAGGCATTCAACATGATTCAGTACTTGATTGATGATCAGGCTGTAAAGGAAAGAATTGATTACGGTCAAATTCCACCTGTAAAAGGTTTGAAGTTCACTGATCCTATGCTTCAAAAAGTATACAATATAGTAACCAAAGCAAAAACTATTCAGCTCTGGTGGGATCAGTATTTACCACCACAACTTGCAGAAACACACAAAGACATTGTACAATCTCTCTTTGGTTTAACAATTACGCCAAAAGCTGCTGCTGAAAAGATGGAGAAGGCTGCGAAGGATTATTTTAAGAAATAA
- a CDS encoding endonuclease III domain-containing protein, producing the protein MSFNSGSFCSKDENFSYKLYNIFQKLFEFWGPQNWWPAETKFEMVVGAILAQSTSWSSVEKAILNLKKANALTIEGILQTPDEVLANLIRPAGYYNQKARRLKDFCNFLKNEFDSDLNKLFSLDIFELRKKLLSQKGIGFETADSIILYGAQKPIFVVDAYTKRLFYRLGLIESEKIEYNQLQSIFMENLEPRTSLFNEFHALIVKHCKEICRNKKPECKKCCLNEMCGAGTYK; encoded by the coding sequence ATGAGTTTCAATAGCGGTTCTTTTTGCTCAAAAGATGAAAATTTCTCTTATAAACTTTATAATATCTTTCAAAAACTATTTGAATTCTGGGGACCTCAAAACTGGTGGCCAGCAGAGACAAAGTTCGAAATGGTGGTGGGTGCAATTTTAGCCCAAAGTACTTCATGGAGTTCGGTTGAAAAAGCCATTTTGAATCTTAAAAAAGCCAATGCTTTGACAATTGAAGGGATTTTGCAAACTCCCGATGAAGTTTTGGCAAATCTTATAAGACCAGCTGGCTATTACAACCAGAAAGCCAGACGATTAAAAGATTTTTGTAATTTTTTGAAAAACGAGTTTGACTCTGATTTGAATAAACTCTTCAGCCTTGACATTTTTGAACTTAGAAAAAAACTTCTTTCACAAAAAGGCATAGGATTTGAAACTGCTGACAGCATAATACTCTACGGAGCACAAAAGCCCATTTTTGTTGTTGATGCGTACACAAAAAGGCTTTTTTACAGACTTGGTTTGATTGAAAGTGAAAAGATTGAGTACAACCAGCTACAATCTATTTTTATGGAAAATTTAGAACCTCGAACATCTTTATTCAATGAATTTCATGCACTTATCGTAAAACACTGTAAAGAGATCTGCAGGAATAAAAAACCCGAATGCAAAAAGTGCTGTTTAAACGAAATGTGTGGGGCTGGAACTTATAAATAA
- the pulA gene encoding type I pullulanase: MSRVNLSKRLLPVLIILSFLVSIILPLSIFAAGEKTTLIIHYYRYNEDYQGWNLWIWPVEPVGAEGKAYDFTTKDDFGVKAVVKLPGKVTKAGIIVRKGNWEAKDVAVDRFITNIDGTKEVWLIEGEEQIYTSQPQKTPKMTAFIDGLNTIVVKLAKKADIFSNNKTQGFQVTAFHDEIAIKKVEPVLPKVNKNFKPEDVGYELIDGGTKVRFILKPGAGDFKFTDTSGKLDVYVSGTMNHWGGTASAEGKYKPLPAWKMTWNAQKGYYELVKDLGKDGVVIGAKFKFTSWDGSSATWYPDGMGNDKVIEELYTGNEKITKVDTFKITTEEELEPQVPYVVSKDGFKPAIAQARNILDNPKYYYKGNDLGCTYTKTYSTFRLWAPTAIGVVLRLYDDYKTTKYKEYDMEQSANGTWYLKIPGDLKGKYYQYEVWLASNSLTDDTIRKNVVPDPYSKATSANSERTLIFDPKDTNPAGWEKDTFVKLANQEDAIIYETHVRDFTIDESSGVRPEYRGKYLGFTQTGTKGPNGVKTGIDHLKELGITHVHLLPTYDFGSIDETKPNSGYNWGYDPVLYQNVEGSYATNPNTIARIKEYKQMVMALHKAGIGVIQDVVFNHTFQIGDAKLSIFDKIVPGYFYRKDKDGNYSNGSGCGNELATEKPMVRKFIIDTLTYLTKEYHIDGYRFDLMAAIDRITMAKAQEEIRKINPSAVIYGEGWLAGATTLESLLRMEIGSFNQAGLHIGFFNDRIREAIRGNLDNESKGFMQGNYSYRLEDLKRGIQGGLGDFATDPDECINYVSAHHNLTLWDKLQKSVPNEPDYIKDKMGRLANAIVLTAQGVPFLHGGVEFNRTKYMNSNSYNAGDKVNKYNWNLKAKWYNTFKYYQGLIALRKAHPAFRMTTAQDIKNYLAFIPTPKGTLGYRLTYPKDTWKDIVVVYNSTKKAQEITLPEGNWVVVANGDEVGTVPIKNYSNFVSGKAVVAPISMFVAYKSAEFPQGFTKVTGKDPESIAASATVAAPKVYGNGNVEVTFKVKVPAGTDDDVIYLAGSFGKAGLADWNPGDKDGAIELVRMQDGTYSVTVKLNAGETFEYKYTRGSWDTVEKGANKEEISNRKLTVKDEGNGKMTVSDTVLNWADR, from the coding sequence ATGTCCAGAGTTAATTTAAGCAAACGTTTGTTACCAGTATTGATTATCCTGAGCTTTTTAGTTTCAATCATTTTGCCACTTTCAATTTTTGCTGCAGGAGAAAAAACTACGCTGATCATTCATTATTACCGCTATAACGAGGATTATCAGGGATGGAATCTATGGATTTGGCCTGTTGAGCCTGTTGGAGCAGAAGGTAAAGCATATGATTTTACAACCAAAGATGATTTTGGTGTAAAAGCAGTTGTTAAACTTCCAGGCAAAGTGACCAAAGCTGGAATTATTGTTCGAAAAGGCAACTGGGAGGCAAAAGATGTTGCGGTTGACAGATTTATCACCAACATTGATGGTACAAAGGAAGTCTGGTTGATTGAAGGAGAGGAGCAAATCTACACATCCCAGCCACAGAAAACCCCCAAAATGACGGCTTTTATTGACGGGCTTAACACAATTGTTGTGAAACTTGCAAAGAAGGCAGACATCTTTTCAAATAATAAAACTCAAGGTTTTCAGGTTACAGCATTTCATGATGAAATTGCAATCAAAAAAGTTGAGCCTGTTTTGCCAAAGGTGAACAAGAATTTCAAACCAGAAGATGTCGGTTATGAGCTGATTGATGGTGGCACAAAAGTTAGATTTATATTAAAACCCGGAGCAGGTGATTTTAAGTTTACTGATACCTCTGGAAAGCTTGATGTTTATGTTTCGGGTACAATGAACCACTGGGGTGGTACAGCTTCAGCAGAAGGTAAATATAAGCCACTTCCAGCATGGAAAATGACATGGAATGCACAGAAAGGTTATTATGAACTTGTAAAAGACCTTGGTAAAGATGGTGTTGTAATTGGTGCAAAATTCAAATTTACATCATGGGATGGTTCTTCTGCTACCTGGTATCCGGATGGAATGGGCAATGATAAGGTGATTGAGGAGCTCTATACAGGCAATGAAAAGATTACAAAAGTAGATACTTTTAAAATAACAACAGAGGAAGAGCTTGAGCCTCAGGTTCCGTATGTAGTATCAAAAGATGGCTTCAAACCTGCAATTGCTCAGGCAAGAAATATACTGGACAATCCAAAATATTACTACAAAGGTAATGACCTTGGTTGCACCTATACAAAGACATACTCAACATTCAGACTCTGGGCGCCAACAGCAATTGGAGTTGTATTGAGACTTTATGATGATTATAAAACCACAAAATATAAAGAGTATGATATGGAGCAGTCTGCAAATGGAACATGGTACCTTAAGATACCGGGCGATTTGAAAGGAAAATATTATCAGTATGAGGTATGGCTTGCTTCAAATTCTCTGACAGACGATACAATTAGGAAGAATGTGGTTCCGGATCCTTACTCAAAGGCAACTTCTGCAAATTCCGAAAGAACACTTATATTTGATCCGAAAGATACAAATCCTGCTGGATGGGAGAAAGATACATTTGTCAAGCTTGCAAACCAGGAAGATGCAATAATCTATGAGACACACGTGAGAGATTTTACAATAGATGAGTCAAGTGGTGTAAGACCTGAATACAGAGGTAAGTATCTTGGATTTACTCAAACAGGGACAAAGGGACCAAATGGTGTAAAGACAGGAATAGACCATTTGAAAGAGCTTGGTATAACACATGTGCATCTTCTTCCAACATACGACTTCGGTTCAATTGATGAGACGAAGCCAAATTCTGGCTATAACTGGGGATATGATCCTGTTTTATATCAGAATGTTGAAGGTTCATATGCAACAAATCCAAATACAATTGCAAGGATTAAAGAGTACAAACAGATGGTAATGGCTCTGCACAAAGCGGGAATTGGCGTTATTCAGGATGTTGTATTTAACCACACCTTCCAGATAGGTGATGCAAAGCTTTCGATTTTTGACAAGATAGTGCCCGGGTATTTTTACAGAAAGGACAAAGATGGTAATTATTCTAACGGTTCTGGCTGTGGAAATGAGCTTGCAACCGAAAAACCAATGGTAAGAAAGTTTATAATTGATACTCTGACCTATTTGACAAAGGAATACCACATAGATGGTTACAGATTTGACCTGATGGCTGCAATAGACAGAATTACAATGGCAAAGGCGCAGGAAGAAATAAGAAAAATAAACCCATCAGCAGTCATCTATGGAGAAGGTTGGCTTGCCGGTGCAACAACACTTGAAAGCTTGCTCAGAATGGAGATTGGTTCTTTTAACCAGGCAGGTCTTCATATAGGATTTTTCAATGATAGAATCAGAGAGGCAATCAGAGGAAATCTGGACAATGAGTCCAAAGGCTTTATGCAGGGCAACTACTCTTACAGGCTTGAGGATTTAAAACGAGGCATTCAGGGAGGACTTGGAGATTTTGCTACCGACCCTGATGAATGTATCAACTATGTTTCAGCGCATCACAATTTAACACTGTGGGACAAACTTCAAAAGAGTGTTCCAAACGAACCGGATTATATAAAAGACAAAATGGGCAGACTTGCTAATGCAATTGTTTTAACAGCACAGGGTGTGCCTTTCCTGCACGGTGGTGTTGAGTTCAATAGAACAAAATATATGAATTCTAATTCATACAATGCAGGTGATAAGGTTAATAAGTACAACTGGAACCTTAAAGCAAAATGGTATAACACATTCAAGTACTATCAGGGTCTGATTGCGCTGAGGAAAGCTCACCCGGCTTTCAGAATGACAACTGCACAGGATATAAAGAATTATCTGGCATTTATTCCAACACCTAAAGGAACACTGGGATACAGACTGACATACCCAAAAGATACATGGAAGGATATTGTGGTTGTTTACAACTCAACAAAAAAGGCACAGGAGATAACTTTGCCAGAGGGCAACTGGGTTGTTGTTGCAAACGGTGATGAAGTAGGGACAGTGCCCATAAAGAACTATTCAAACTTTGTTTCGGGCAAGGCTGTTGTTGCACCAATTTCAATGTTTGTTGCTTACAAGAGCGCAGAATTCCCTCAGGGCTTTACAAAAGTAACCGGCAAAGATCCTGAATCAATTGCAGCATCTGCTACTGTAGCAGCACCAAAAGTTTATGGCAATGGTAATGTTGAAGTTACATTTAAAGTCAAAGTTCCAGCAGGGACTGACGACGATGTAATATACCTGGCAGGTTCTTTTGGCAAAGCCGGGCTTGCTGATTGGAACCCGGGTGACAAAGATGGTGCAATAGAGCTTGTAAGAATGCAGGATGGCACATACAGCGTGACTGTAAAACTCAATGCAGGCGAGACATTCGAATACAAATACACAAGAGGCAGCTGGGATACAGTTGAAAAAGGTGCTAACAAGGAAGAAATATCAAATAGAAAGCTTACAGTCAAAGATGAAGGCAATGGTAAGATGACTGTATCTGATACTGTTTTGAACTGGGCTGATAGATAA
- a CDS encoding helix-turn-helix domain-containing protein: MDTKEIVLQTLKSSDKPLKTQDIVEKTGLDKKEVEKAIKELKNEGFIESPKRCYYQAK, translated from the coding sequence ATGGACACAAAAGAGATAGTGCTTCAGACACTGAAAAGCTCTGATAAGCCGTTAAAGACTCAGGATATAGTGGAAAAAACCGGGCTTGATAAAAAAGAGGTGGAAAAAGCCATAAAAGAACTTAAAAACGAAGGTTTTATAGAGTCGCCAAAGCGCTGCTATTACCAGGCAAAATGA